A region of Acidisarcina sp. DNA encodes the following proteins:
- the rpsO gene encoding 30S ribosomal protein S15 has protein sequence MLAPAKKIDIITRFRTHDSDTGSPEVQIAILSERIGELTEHFKTHKKDHASRRGLLMLVSKRRRLLDYLKTNDSDRYRDVIGKLGIRK, from the coding sequence GTGCTGGCACCTGCAAAGAAAATCGACATCATCACGCGTTTTCGCACTCACGACTCCGATACCGGAAGTCCTGAAGTGCAGATCGCTATTCTCAGCGAGCGCATAGGCGAACTCACCGAGCACTTCAAGACGCACAAGAAGGATCACGCTTCGCGGCGTGGACTATTGATGCTGGTGAGCAAGCGCCGTCGCCTGTTGGATTACTTGAAGACCAACGACTCTGACCGCTACCGCGATGTGATCGGGAAGCTGGGCATCCGCAAGTAA